In the genome of Pseudomonas sp. P5_109, one region contains:
- a CDS encoding dermonecrotic toxin domain-containing protein has protein sequence MVDETTPLAADFGLTFPLPANPDQGLSLSASARWEECREQWLSLMAQSPQAHLDSDWWSSRALGTDRSRRAQAIHLYRQHFETSSQWAFAQGILDAGQVKMLMAMIDPPAQTTTPDAHSVYVEQLNLKDDKELSTQLSGALVITRDTDQPVTQLLYLPSHSSAWMTFQSRVELERWLIEHQPQRFEQPRLSTDTVKVKYTALDKTVLHTSAEALLSRLSVAPADRPDNAAALVAPPDPSHAQTDDNAALFGQLSPDIPLGMRHRALARQRAALEALLGDDFTGTADDPRLQRLQRQLDALTTAEQASNTAATALLDMADALKWLELRHQPDAHYAALHQARQDGLRAEAELQLSLNQINSEEHQWLVSVLDAPDQPRAADLVVARLELSATDTEGDPRRTQTEELDGVLLFAKPSALLAHSTDSLLLYWPGRFGGLQRFASRQQLEQSLFKRPANDQTLALHVLPLNGPPFEYALQTQLHRCEQQAARIIAANPVPPRASQRAAELEKLREQTLACLTAPQSAARDLVYAQIVEQTRSSALAAQLPAWHRQLSSVQRDRLKTLFKSYIAAMQRSHGWIERELPPREAFASKAIDARLRQDFDLTQQVEVLLDVPDSTSWRKVVMEGAAPGTPQENVLIASEQRSKLSLGELALSNIDQEMWWRLSFMRVEVSGGDVAQQQKLKSTMTTSWLRKLVTELDLAGKYETLIRETFLGPSTASAFSNEHRHECLSEPWRLMLRLQGEFAVLAKDIDANGQRVLEIAIDANNREAFASDGKRIELLPAHLTVGGKDTHAEGPSTLSGVTFIVEHISGLTLLYLPDSPDGVFLRQFDSLEQARMRLFNDCLRDPIVNYLAGRALKGDFAHHVSRINQARVKNFDGLIGVGTPWPASTSLATHLLNAHMGRLLEAHRATSRSNDALYLEQVALKSGAMFNYLKMAVGMLPFIGTTIALYDAWNSANLAVAAFLRGDVGHGLAEVEAVLLSLIDAAMDIASGTISTPAGARAATRSRQWRALGKSPRALQVSTPRQARLSLERFRGYEYEKPISLAGLQPGSEGLYRNVYRHADGNFMLSQGRIYRIELADNPPRWRLSGTSTRTYKQPIALDEAGQWNTHYRVYGTVIEGGGVGGGAVLGHMADGLDPLWPAAIRRWLPRWWTDRALRRQLTLTHTADAYTRQLDTLTRSSSNTLEHYFGLEPAQRPAFRARADAACASDIDIAQAHYLNLDELMLYSHGRKRAQIEDIQSRCAWVIVDRSVRRIGLLKERLLEHLDRIEELVNRSDTTPGTDTVTHLQLMAQRKEARKDFLNDFDQVYVTVEEANRWNRRITNRTQKSKMAHDMATVNEKFSDANHFYLKTAHTLEIITHYDAVTDLSWTYFHVQLKTARDKVGRALLTHHQLPHVSASASQRNKVLADCLATYAEFRRQLGAWTLGYPQHLDLEHVTAFLDNLDKVEDFARHAIKTRPSVVPKEGRPGQQLFETEDNQLLIGIASTDAVTRQKRFTIEGVGGHTETWLPRSSGKYHLSEPAGSVQPTLPTDVKPLLTEAGKRLGAADAYINKVKGHAQQNMLPVDLEHMMSSEASELTMRAKAIERLSATDAVALQLRNRAKEMLRTGRTLRIEQSMNSKTPTEGYLDYLLEQQVVDIRKEGSLRDLGKRTDGRRDFLQEYEVRDLRSEPAQTLWYAHFHYTSTKPQFSDFVKGHLKLPSQRNLGLQWQKDVAASGGTVEAIWRGDIGKPLGNKHFSTL, from the coding sequence ATGGTTGACGAAACCACCCCCCTTGCAGCCGATTTCGGCCTTACCTTCCCTTTGCCCGCGAACCCGGATCAAGGCCTGAGCCTGAGCGCCTCGGCGCGCTGGGAAGAATGCCGCGAACAATGGCTCAGCCTCATGGCGCAGAGCCCGCAAGCCCACCTTGACTCCGATTGGTGGAGCTCACGCGCGCTCGGCACCGATCGTTCGCGCCGGGCGCAGGCTATCCACTTGTATCGCCAGCATTTCGAGACGTCGAGCCAATGGGCATTTGCCCAGGGCATCCTGGATGCCGGGCAGGTCAAGATGCTGATGGCGATGATCGACCCGCCAGCGCAAACAACAACGCCTGACGCACACTCGGTGTATGTCGAACAACTGAATCTCAAGGATGACAAAGAACTGTCTACCCAGCTGTCAGGTGCCTTGGTCATCACCCGGGATACCGATCAGCCGGTCACTCAGTTGTTGTACCTGCCTTCGCATTCATCCGCCTGGATGACCTTTCAAAGCCGCGTTGAACTGGAGCGCTGGTTGATCGAACATCAACCGCAGCGGTTCGAGCAGCCCCGGTTGTCGACGGACACGGTCAAGGTCAAGTACACCGCCCTCGACAAGACGGTGCTGCACACCAGCGCCGAAGCCCTGTTGTCGCGCTTGTCCGTCGCCCCCGCAGACCGACCCGATAATGCTGCCGCGCTGGTCGCGCCCCCCGACCCATCGCATGCGCAGACAGACGACAACGCCGCCCTGTTCGGCCAGTTAAGCCCCGATATCCCTTTGGGTATGCGTCACCGTGCACTGGCACGACAACGGGCGGCACTGGAGGCGTTGCTCGGTGATGATTTTACCGGTACCGCCGACGATCCGCGCCTGCAACGCCTGCAACGGCAACTCGACGCCCTCACCACAGCCGAGCAAGCCAGCAACACCGCCGCGACGGCGCTGCTGGACATGGCCGATGCACTCAAATGGCTCGAGCTGCGCCACCAGCCAGACGCGCATTACGCTGCCTTGCACCAGGCACGCCAGGACGGCTTGCGCGCCGAAGCCGAACTGCAATTGAGCCTGAATCAGATCAACAGTGAAGAGCATCAGTGGCTCGTCAGCGTGCTGGATGCCCCCGATCAGCCCCGTGCAGCGGACCTGGTGGTCGCGCGACTGGAACTGTCGGCAACGGACACCGAAGGCGACCCCCGCCGTACGCAAACCGAGGAACTGGACGGCGTTCTGCTGTTTGCCAAACCCTCGGCGTTGCTGGCGCATTCCACCGACAGCCTGTTGCTCTACTGGCCCGGACGCTTCGGTGGACTGCAACGTTTTGCCTCCAGGCAGCAGCTGGAACAGTCACTGTTCAAGCGCCCGGCCAACGACCAGACCCTGGCACTGCACGTCTTGCCGCTCAATGGCCCGCCGTTTGAATACGCCTTGCAGACCCAGCTTCACCGCTGTGAACAACAGGCGGCCCGGATCATCGCGGCCAATCCTGTTCCGCCGCGTGCCAGCCAGCGCGCGGCCGAACTGGAAAAACTGCGCGAACAGACCCTCGCCTGCCTGACCGCCCCCCAGTCCGCCGCCCGGGATCTGGTGTACGCACAGATCGTCGAACAAACCCGCAGCAGTGCGCTGGCCGCCCAATTGCCAGCGTGGCATCGCCAACTGTCCAGCGTGCAGCGTGACCGCCTCAAGACGCTGTTCAAGTCCTATATCGCCGCGATGCAGCGCTCCCACGGGTGGATAGAGCGCGAGCTGCCGCCCCGGGAAGCCTTTGCCAGCAAGGCTATCGACGCCCGTTTGCGCCAGGACTTCGACCTTACCCAACAGGTGGAGGTGCTGCTCGACGTTCCGGATTCAACCAGCTGGCGCAAAGTCGTGATGGAAGGCGCGGCACCCGGCACCCCTCAAGAAAATGTGCTGATCGCCAGCGAACAGCGCAGCAAACTGTCCCTCGGCGAGCTGGCGCTGAGCAACATCGATCAGGAGATGTGGTGGCGACTGTCGTTCATGCGGGTCGAGGTCAGCGGCGGCGACGTCGCACAACAGCAGAAACTGAAAAGCACCATGACGACGTCCTGGCTGCGCAAGCTGGTCACCGAGCTGGATCTGGCCGGGAAGTATGAAACGCTGATCCGTGAGACGTTCCTCGGTCCCTCGACGGCATCGGCGTTCAGTAATGAGCATCGGCACGAATGCCTGAGCGAACCCTGGCGCCTGATGCTTCGCCTGCAAGGCGAATTCGCCGTGCTGGCAAAGGACATCGACGCCAACGGCCAGCGTGTACTGGAAATCGCCATCGACGCCAACAATCGTGAAGCCTTTGCCAGCGACGGCAAGCGCATCGAATTGTTGCCGGCGCACCTGACGGTGGGCGGCAAGGACACCCACGCCGAGGGACCGAGCACGTTGTCCGGCGTCACCTTTATCGTCGAGCACATCAGCGGCCTGACCCTGCTGTATCTGCCTGACAGCCCCGACGGCGTTTTTCTGCGCCAGTTCGACAGCCTTGAGCAGGCACGGATGCGCCTGTTCAACGACTGCCTGCGCGACCCGATAGTCAACTACCTGGCCGGCCGTGCCTTGAAGGGGGATTTCGCCCACCACGTCAGCCGGATCAACCAGGCCCGGGTGAAAAATTTCGACGGCTTGATCGGCGTCGGTACACCCTGGCCAGCCAGCACCTCCCTGGCAACGCATCTGCTGAATGCGCACATGGGGCGTTTGCTGGAAGCCCATCGGGCAACTTCGCGCTCCAATGACGCGTTGTACCTGGAGCAGGTCGCGTTGAAGTCCGGCGCCATGTTCAACTACCTGAAAATGGCCGTGGGCATGCTGCCCTTCATCGGTACGACCATCGCCCTGTACGACGCCTGGAACAGCGCCAACCTGGCGGTAGCGGCCTTCCTGCGCGGCGATGTCGGCCATGGCCTGGCCGAGGTGGAAGCGGTGCTGTTGTCGCTGATCGACGCGGCCATGGATATTGCCTCCGGCACCATTTCCACCCCAGCTGGCGCCCGCGCCGCCACGCGCAGCCGTCAGTGGCGGGCGCTGGGCAAGAGTCCGAGGGCCTTGCAGGTATCCACGCCACGCCAGGCGCGACTGTCCCTGGAACGCTTCAGGGGTTATGAATATGAAAAGCCGATTTCCCTCGCGGGCCTGCAACCGGGCAGCGAAGGCCTTTATCGCAATGTGTATCGCCACGCCGACGGCAACTTCATGCTCAGCCAGGGCCGTATCTACCGCATCGAACTGGCGGACAATCCACCGCGCTGGCGCTTGAGCGGCACGTCTACGCGGACCTACAAACAGCCGATAGCACTCGATGAAGCGGGCCAGTGGAACACTCACTATAGGGTGTACGGTACCGTGATCGAAGGGGGTGGCGTGGGTGGCGGTGCCGTGCTCGGGCACATGGCCGACGGGCTCGACCCGCTCTGGCCTGCCGCCATTCGCCGCTGGCTGCCGCGCTGGTGGACGGACCGCGCCTTGCGTCGACAATTGACCCTGACCCATACCGCCGACGCCTACACCCGACAACTCGATACCCTGACCCGCAGCAGCAGCAACACGCTGGAGCACTACTTTGGCCTCGAACCCGCCCAGCGCCCGGCCTTTCGCGCCCGTGCCGATGCAGCCTGCGCGAGCGATATCGACATCGCCCAGGCTCACTACCTGAATCTCGATGAACTGATGTTGTACAGCCATGGCCGCAAACGCGCACAAATCGAAGACATTCAAAGCCGCTGCGCCTGGGTCATCGTCGACCGCTCGGTGCGACGGATCGGCCTGCTCAAGGAGCGGCTGCTGGAACACCTCGACCGTATCGAAGAATTGGTCAACCGCTCGGACACTACGCCGGGCACCGATACCGTCACCCATTTGCAACTCATGGCGCAACGCAAGGAGGCCCGCAAAGACTTTCTCAATGACTTCGATCAAGTCTATGTGACAGTCGAGGAGGCCAATCGCTGGAACCGCCGGATCACTAACCGGACGCAGAAATCGAAGATGGCACACGACATGGCGACCGTGAATGAGAAATTCAGCGACGCCAATCACTTCTATCTGAAAACCGCGCACACCCTGGAAATCATCACCCACTATGACGCGGTGACCGACCTGTCCTGGACGTACTTCCACGTGCAGTTGAAAACAGCCCGCGACAAGGTCGGCCGCGCGTTGCTGACGCACCACCAACTGCCACACGTGAGCGCCAGCGCCAGCCAGCGCAACAAAGTCCTCGCAGACTGCCTGGCCACTTATGCCGAGTTCCGTCGCCAGCTGGGCGCCTGGACACTCGGCTATCCACAACACCTGGACCTGGAGCACGTCACGGCGTTCCTGGACAATCTGGACAAGGTTGAAGATTTTGCCCGCCATGCCATCAAGACGCGTCCTTCGGTGGTGCCCAAGGAAGGCCGGCCCGGACAGCAATTGTTCGAGACCGAAGACAACCAACTGCTGATCGGTATCGCCAGTACCGACGCCGTCACCCGACAAAAGCGCTTCACCATCGAAGGGGTCGGTGGCCACACGGAAACCTGGCTGCCGCGCTCCAGTGGCAAATATCACCTCAGCGAGCCAGCGGGTTCCGTGCAACCGACACTGCCGACCGATGTCAAACCGCTGCTGACAGAGGCCGGGAAAAGACTGGGAGCCGCAGACGCCTACATCAACAAAGTAAAAGGTCACGCTCAGCAAAACATGCTGCCGGTCGACCTTGAGCACATGATGAGCAGCGAGGCCTCGGAGTTGACCATGCGCGCCAAGGCCATCGAACGCTTGTCTGCCACTGATGCCGTAGCGCTGCAATTGCGCAATCGGGCGAAGGAGATGCTGCGCACCGGGCGCACCCTGCGCATCGAACAAAGCATGAACAGCAAAACCCCGACCGAAGGTTATCTGGACTATCTGCTTGAACAGCAGGTGGTGGACATTCGCAAGGAAGGAAGCCTGCGCGACCTGGGCAAGCGCACCGACGGACGACGGGATTTCCTGCAGGAGTACGAGGTGCGCGATCTGCGCAGCGAACCGGCGCAAACCCTGTGGTACGCCCACTTCCACTACACCTCGACGAAACCGCAATTCAGCGACTTCGTCAAAGGCCATCTGAAATTACCGTCTCAACGTAACCTCGGCCTGCAATGGCAGAAGGACGTGGCCGCCAGTGGCGGTACGGTCGAGGCGATCTGGCGCGGTGACATTGGCAAGCCGCTGGGCAACAAACACTTTTCCACGCTGTAA
- a CDS encoding alpha/beta hydrolase: MGASFFSRIVFLAALLFGLPSFAASRCDVNVPTERVDLAQVSLAYQSIGRASDPALLLVMGLGGQLIHWPDEVVVALCQQGFRVIRYDNRDVGLSTWRQAPAEANLTFEVLRYKLGLPVSAPYSLTDMADDGLGLMDALHIDQFHVLGASMGGMIAQHMAAMAPQRVESLTLIMTSSGAEGLPAPSAALVQLLARRGAPNREVALEQQADLLAALGSPMVTDDRQALLHQAAQSYDRAFNPEGVKRQIMAILAEPSRVALLNQLRVPALVVHGTADPLLPVMHGVHLAAHLRGSQLILIPGLAHRFQEAFKAPLLAAVLPYLREHREDSSHWAQIEPVADRNLL; this comes from the coding sequence ATGGGTGCTTCATTCTTTTCACGAATCGTTTTTTTGGCCGCGCTGTTGTTCGGCCTGCCGTCCTTTGCGGCTTCGCGTTGTGACGTCAATGTTCCGACCGAACGGGTGGATCTGGCCCAGGTAAGCCTGGCGTACCAGAGCATCGGTCGTGCGTCGGACCCGGCCTTGTTGCTGGTGATGGGCCTGGGCGGGCAGTTGATTCACTGGCCGGATGAGGTGGTGGTTGCCCTGTGCCAACAGGGTTTCCGGGTGATCCGCTATGACAATCGCGATGTCGGCCTGTCGACCTGGCGGCAAGCACCGGCTGAAGCCAACCTGACCTTCGAGGTGCTGCGCTACAAACTCGGCTTGCCGGTGTCGGCGCCATACTCGCTGACCGACATGGCTGACGATGGCCTGGGCCTGATGGACGCCTTGCATATCGATCAATTCCACGTGCTGGGCGCCAGCATGGGCGGGATGATCGCCCAGCACATGGCGGCCATGGCACCGCAGCGGGTCGAGAGCCTGACCCTGATCATGACCAGCTCCGGCGCCGAAGGCTTGCCGGCACCGAGTGCGGCGCTGGTGCAGTTGCTGGCCCGGCGCGGCGCACCGAACCGCGAAGTGGCCCTGGAGCAGCAGGCCGACTTGTTGGCGGCCCTGGGCAGCCCGATGGTCACCGACGATCGCCAGGCGCTGCTGCATCAGGCCGCTCAGTCCTATGACCGGGCGTTCAATCCCGAGGGCGTGAAGCGCCAGATCATGGCCATTCTCGCGGAGCCGAGCCGGGTGGCGCTGCTCAACCAGTTGCGGGTGCCGGCGCTGGTGGTGCATGGCACGGCCGACCCGTTGCTGCCGGTGATGCACGGCGTGCATCTGGCGGCGCATCTGCGTGGCAGTCAGTTGATCCTGATTCCGGGCCTGGCCCATCGCTTCCAGGAAGCTTTCAAGGCGCCGTTGCTGGCGGCGGTGTTGCCGTACTTGCGCGAGCACCGTGAAGACTCTTCGCACTGGGCGCAGATCGAGCCTGTGGCCGATCGCAACCTTCTCTAA
- a CDS encoding NUDIX hydrolase, with protein MSTFSMPTSGIIRIAAALLIGPDGRTLLVRKRGTTAFMQPGGKIEPHELPVHALARELEEELGLDIDPAQAVYLGHFSAPAANEPGHVVHAEIFQLHIDVDVTPAAEIEEVIWIDPATDGDVTLAPLTQDLILPFYRASLTAIA; from the coding sequence ATGTCGACGTTTTCCATGCCAACCTCCGGGATTATCCGCATCGCCGCTGCCCTGCTGATCGGCCCTGACGGCCGCACGTTGCTGGTGCGCAAGCGCGGGACCACGGCGTTCATGCAGCCGGGTGGCAAGATCGAGCCGCATGAATTGCCGGTCCATGCCCTCGCCCGGGAGCTGGAAGAAGAGCTGGGTCTGGACATCGACCCGGCGCAGGCCGTCTACCTCGGTCACTTCTCGGCACCGGCCGCCAATGAGCCGGGGCATGTCGTACACGCCGAGATTTTTCAGCTGCACATCGATGTCGACGTGACACCCGCGGCGGAAATCGAAGAAGTGATCTGGATCGACCCGGCCACCGACGGCGATGTCACCTTGGCGCCATTGACACAGGACCTGATCCTGCCGTTTTATCGAGCATCGTTGACCGCGATCGCTTGA
- the metR gene encoding transcriptional regulator MetR, with the protein MLEIRHLKTLHALREADSLVDAADRLHLTQSALSHQFKELEERMGMPLFVRKTKPVRFTSAGLRLLQLADATLPLLRAAERDISRLAGGTAGRLHMAIECHSCFQWLMPTIDQFRDAWPEVELDLASGFSFAPLPALARGDLDLVVTSDPVDLAGITYVPLFTYEAMLAVANQHRLAGKAYIVPEDLLPETLITYPVERDRLDIFTRFLEPADIEPAQVRTSELTVMMMQLVASGRGVCGMPHWALHEYSSRGYVKAKRLGEKGLFATLYAAIRADMLDAPYMRDFLLTAKDTSFSTLDGVSAVR; encoded by the coding sequence GTGCTTGAAATCCGTCACCTCAAGACCCTGCACGCCTTGCGCGAAGCCGACAGCCTGGTGGATGCGGCCGACCGCCTGCACCTGACCCAATCGGCCCTGTCCCACCAGTTCAAGGAGCTGGAGGAGCGCATGGGCATGCCGCTGTTCGTGCGCAAGACCAAACCGGTACGCTTCACCAGCGCCGGGTTGCGCCTGCTGCAACTGGCCGACGCCACCCTGCCGCTGCTGCGCGCCGCCGAGCGCGACATCAGTCGCCTGGCCGGGGGTACCGCCGGTCGCCTGCACATGGCCATCGAATGCCACAGCTGCTTCCAGTGGCTGATGCCGACCATCGACCAGTTCCGCGATGCCTGGCCGGAAGTCGAACTGGACCTGGCTTCCGGGTTCTCCTTCGCCCCGCTGCCGGCCCTGGCCCGTGGCGATCTGGACCTGGTGGTGACTTCCGATCCGGTGGACCTGGCCGGGATCACCTATGTACCGCTGTTCACTTATGAAGCGATGCTCGCGGTAGCCAACCAGCATCGCCTGGCCGGCAAGGCCTATATCGTCCCCGAAGACCTGCTCCCGGAAACCTTGATCACCTACCCGGTGGAACGGGACCGGCTGGACATTTTCACCCGCTTCCTCGAACCCGCCGACATCGAACCGGCCCAGGTCCGCACCTCGGAACTGACGGTGATGATGATGCAACTGGTGGCCAGCGGTCGCGGCGTGTGCGGCATGCCCCATTGGGCACTGCATGAATACAGCTCCCGGGGTTACGTGAAGGCCAAGCGGCTGGGTGAGAAAGGTTTGTTCGCCACACTGTATGCGGCGATCCGCGCCGACATGCTCGATGCGCCGTACATGCGTGATTTCCTGCTGACGGCCAAGGACACGTCGTTTTCGACGTTGGATGGGGTGAGTGCGGTTCGATAA
- a CDS encoding LysE family translocator: MIPLQDLLIFAAAALLMVLTPGPNMIYLISRSICQGRKAGVISLLGVVAGFLVHLFAAAAGLTAVFLAVPVAYEVLKWAGALYLLWLAWQAVKPGARSPFEAQQLPPDSSRKLITMGFLTSALNPKIAVFYLSVFPQFITPEHGSVFSQSIILGLTQISVSFCVNLLIAMFAAGIASWFVNNPAWLAMQRYFMGFVLSALAVRLMLEQKRMA; this comes from the coding sequence ATGATCCCGCTTCAAGACCTGCTGATTTTTGCCGCTGCCGCGTTGCTGATGGTGCTCACGCCGGGGCCGAACATGATCTACCTGATCTCTCGTTCGATCTGCCAGGGGCGCAAGGCCGGGGTGATCTCGTTGCTTGGGGTGGTCGCCGGTTTTCTCGTGCACCTGTTCGCTGCCGCCGCCGGTCTGACGGCGGTGTTCCTCGCGGTGCCGGTGGCCTATGAGGTGTTGAAGTGGGCCGGTGCGCTGTACCTGTTGTGGCTGGCCTGGCAGGCGGTAAAACCTGGCGCGCGCTCGCCGTTCGAGGCGCAGCAGCTGCCCCCGGACTCGTCACGCAAGCTGATCACCATGGGCTTTCTGACCAGTGCCCTGAACCCGAAAATCGCGGTGTTCTATCTGTCGGTGTTTCCGCAGTTCATCACGCCGGAGCACGGCTCGGTGTTCAGCCAGAGCATCATCCTCGGCCTGACCCAGATCAGCGTCAGTTTCTGCGTCAACTTGCTGATCGCCATGTTTGCCGCGGGCATCGCCTCGTGGTTCGTCAACAATCCGGCCTGGCTGGCGATGCAGCGCTATTTCATGGGCTTCGTGTTGTCGGCCCTGGCGGTGCGGTTGATGCTTGAGCAAAAACGGATGGCCTGA
- a CDS encoding GNAT family N-acetyltransferase — translation MWIERLDASHALDYRALMLEAYDLHPQAFTSSVRERAAMPLGWWESRLTGKLDVVLGAFEEGRLAGIVGLAFEPREKARHKVTLFGMYVTARVRQRGLGYKLVQAALAEAQDHAGVRLIQLTVTAGNAAAFNLYQRCGFVQFGLEPMAVRVGEDYFDKLHMWREL, via the coding sequence ATGTGGATCGAGCGACTGGATGCCAGCCATGCCCTGGACTATCGGGCACTGATGCTTGAGGCCTACGACCTGCACCCGCAGGCCTTCACTTCGAGTGTGCGTGAGCGGGCGGCGATGCCGCTGGGCTGGTGGGAATCGCGCCTGACCGGCAAGCTGGACGTGGTGCTCGGGGCGTTCGAAGAGGGCCGGTTGGCCGGCATTGTCGGCCTCGCGTTCGAGCCCAGGGAAAAGGCCCGGCACAAGGTGACGCTGTTTGGCATGTACGTGACCGCCAGGGTCCGTCAGCGCGGGCTCGGCTATAAACTGGTTCAGGCCGCATTGGCCGAGGCGCAGGACCATGCGGGTGTGCGCCTGATCCAGTTGACCGTCACCGCCGGCAACGCTGCCGCGTTCAACCTCTACCAGCGCTGCGGTTTCGTCCAGTTCGGCCTGGAGCCGATGGCTGTGCGAGTGGGGGAGGATTACTTCGACAAGCTGCATATGTGGCGCGAACTCTAA
- a CDS encoding sigma-54-dependent transcriptional regulator, giving the protein MNNDLSVLIVEDDPHVLLGCQQALTLEDIPCIGVGSAEEALERVGDNFAGIVVSDIRLPGIDGLELLTRLKARDRSLPVVLITGHGDISMAVGAMQKGAYDFMEKPFSPERLVDVARRALEQRSLAREVSSLRRQLAERDSLEGRIIGRSPAMQNLRELIANVADTSANVLIEGETGTGKELVARCLHDFSRRHTKQFVALNCGGLPENLFESEIFGHEANAFTGAGKRRIGKIEHADGGTLFLDEVESMPLPLQIKLLRVLQERTLERLGSNQSVAVDCRVIAATKSDLVESSKAGEFRSDLYYRLNVVTLELPPLRERREDILQLFEHFLQQSSLRFDRIAPELDNQTVSNLMSHDWPGNVRELRNVAERFALGLPAFKKTAAGGGNQSLAFAEAVEAFERNLLSDALLRSGGNLTQASQELGMAKTTLFDKVKKYGLSH; this is encoded by the coding sequence ATGAACAACGACCTTAGTGTATTGATCGTCGAAGACGACCCCCATGTGCTGCTCGGCTGCCAACAGGCGCTGACCCTGGAAGACATTCCCTGCATTGGCGTGGGCAGCGCCGAAGAAGCCCTGGAGCGCGTCGGCGACAACTTCGCCGGCATCGTTGTCAGCGACATTCGCCTGCCGGGCATCGATGGCCTGGAATTGCTGACCCGCCTCAAGGCCCGCGACCGCAGCTTGCCGGTGGTGCTGATCACCGGGCACGGCGACATCTCCATGGCCGTCGGCGCGATGCAGAAAGGCGCCTACGACTTCATGGAAAAGCCGTTCTCCCCGGAGCGCCTGGTGGACGTGGCCCGCCGCGCGCTGGAGCAACGCAGCCTGGCGCGGGAGGTGTCGTCGCTGCGCCGGCAACTGGCCGAGCGCGACTCCCTCGAAGGGCGGATCATCGGTCGCTCGCCGGCCATGCAGAACCTGCGGGAACTGATCGCCAACGTTGCCGATACCTCGGCCAACGTGTTGATCGAAGGCGAGACCGGCACCGGCAAGGAACTGGTTGCGCGCTGCCTGCATGATTTCAGTCGGCGGCACACCAAGCAGTTCGTCGCCCTGAACTGCGGCGGCCTGCCGGAAAACCTCTTCGAAAGCGAAATCTTCGGCCACGAGGCCAACGCCTTTACGGGTGCGGGCAAACGCCGGATCGGCAAGATCGAACACGCCGACGGCGGCACGCTGTTCCTCGACGAAGTGGAAAGCATGCCCCTGCCCTTGCAGATCAAACTGCTGCGGGTGCTACAGGAGCGCACCCTCGAACGCCTCGGTTCGAACCAGAGCGTGGCAGTGGATTGCCGGGTGATCGCGGCGACCAAATCCGACCTCGTCGAGTCGAGCAAGGCCGGCGAATTCCGCAGCGACCTGTACTACCGCCTCAACGTGGTGACCCTGGAACTGCCGCCGCTGCGTGAACGCCGTGAAGACATCCTGCAGCTGTTCGAACACTTCCTGCAGCAGTCATCCCTGCGCTTCGACCGCATCGCGCCGGAGCTGGACAACCAGACCGTATCGAACCTGATGAGCCACGACTGGCCGGGTAACGTGCGTGAACTGCGCAACGTCGCCGAGCGTTTTGCCCTGGGCCTGCCGGCGTTCAAGAAAACCGCTGCCGGCGGTGGCAACCAGAGCCTGGCCTTTGCCGAAGCGGTGGAAGCGTTCGAGCGCAACCTGCTCAGCGATGCCTTGCTACGCAGCGGCGGCAACCTGACCCAGGCCAGCCAGGAACTGGGCATGGCCAAGACCACGTTGTTCGACAAAGTGAAAAAGTACGGCCTGAGTCATTAA